From Sulfurovum zhangzhouensis, one genomic window encodes:
- a CDS encoding rhodanese-like domain-containing protein produces MKNYKKILTNTLYWIALVGLFFWFAYTKGWILADFRSVDAQTAITMIENDDNITLLDVRTVPEYKEGHLVDATLIPLQQLNTHIDKLSNKKDTKIVVYCQSGNRSVAASRILEKHGFTPINVKGGIIALKSAGAQIIK; encoded by the coding sequence ATGAAAAACTATAAAAAAATACTCACCAATACACTCTACTGGATCGCATTAGTCGGCTTGTTTTTTTGGTTTGCCTATACAAAAGGATGGATACTTGCCGATTTCCGTTCGGTTGACGCCCAAACTGCCATCACCATGATTGAAAATGATGACAATATAACGCTATTGGATGTAAGGACTGTCCCTGAGTATAAAGAAGGACATCTTGTAGATGCGACTCTTATCCCTCTTCAACAGCTAAATACCCATATTGACAAGTTATCAAACAAAAAAGATACAAAGATCGTTGTCTACTGTCAAAGCGGGAATAGAAGTGTTGCTGCCTCCCGTATCTTAGAGAAACATGGATTTACTCCGATCAATGTCAAAGGCGGCATTATTGCACTGAAAAGTGCAGGGGCACAGATCATAAAGTAA
- a CDS encoding NADH-quinone oxidoreductase subunit C has protein sequence MRKYTPKDNVQAKSYYTDRFWVAPRVPREEVEKGSHFEAVVDTLGKQVKESYVELGQLVIHIDAKENVAVIKTLRDKCGYKQCSEQSAVDYLAQDGEFELFYQLLNYDEAKRVRVVCRIKKGEAIESIVPLFKSANFAERELFDMFGIKVNNHPYLKRILMPDDWEGHPLLKTYPLHGDEFASWYEVDKIFGKEYRDIIGPENRDQAKIERYDTKRFSRVGYEVPFGADISEGENEQAIEYSETILVDYNKSSKKLDERR, from the coding sequence ATGAGAAAGTATACGCCAAAAGATAATGTACAAGCAAAATCGTACTATACAGATAGATTCTGGGTAGCACCGCGTGTACCAAGAGAAGAAGTAGAGAAGGGTTCTCACTTTGAAGCGGTTGTAGATACGCTTGGTAAGCAGGTAAAAGAGTCATATGTAGAATTAGGACAGCTGGTTATCCACATTGATGCAAAAGAAAATGTTGCAGTGATCAAGACACTAAGAGATAAGTGTGGATATAAGCAGTGTTCTGAGCAGTCTGCAGTAGATTATCTTGCACAAGACGGTGAGTTTGAACTTTTCTATCAATTGCTAAACTACGATGAAGCAAAAAGAGTAAGAGTAGTTTGCCGTATCAAAAAGGGTGAAGCGATCGAGAGTATCGTACCACTATTTAAGTCAGCAAACTTTGCAGAACGTGAGTTATTTGATATGTTCGGTATCAAAGTGAACAACCACCCTTATCTTAAGCGTATTCTTATGCCGGATGATTGGGAAGGACACCCTCTTCTTAAAACGTATCCATTGCATGGTGATGAGTTTGCATCATGGTATGAGGTCGATAAGATCTTTGGTAAAGAGTACAGAGATATCATCGGGCCTGAGAACAGAGATCAGGCAAAAATTGAGAGATACGATACGAAGCGTTTCTCACGTGTAGGATATGAAGTACCGTTCGGTGCAGATATCAGTGAGGGAGAAAATGAACAAGCGATTGAATACAGTGAAACGATCCTTGTCGACTACAATAAGTCATCTAAGAAATTAGATGAGAGAAGATAG
- a CDS encoding Crp/Fnr family transcriptional regulator — translation MEIKDIDLFSTFDQSSLDFLSTITKKRTYQKGNILFYAGEKPRSLLILMQGSVEVYKHDTEGNEIVLGTFYPQELIAEMALFESIPYPATARCLSNVTLFEIEFDTFNKYLYKHSHLILPIIHSLTRKIKHLEGVLRYTLIDDASKRLARFLIDHEHQLLHLTQRNIAQRIKLTPESTSRIIRTFKEKRWVEIRQKKLYLLDVEALKTFSE, via the coding sequence ATGGAAATTAAGGATATTGATCTTTTTTCAACCTTTGATCAGAGCTCATTGGATTTTCTGTCTACTATTACCAAGAAACGTACATATCAAAAAGGCAATATACTTTTTTATGCGGGAGAAAAACCCCGATCGCTATTGATACTCATGCAAGGATCTGTCGAAGTGTATAAACATGATACAGAAGGCAATGAAATAGTATTGGGAACGTTTTATCCCCAGGAGCTTATCGCTGAAATGGCTCTTTTTGAATCCATCCCCTATCCTGCCACAGCAAGATGCCTAAGTAATGTTACACTATTTGAAATTGAGTTTGATACGTTTAACAAGTACCTGTATAAGCACTCTCACCTGATCCTTCCCATTATCCACTCATTGACACGTAAAATCAAACATCTTGAGGGAGTGTTACGTTACACGTTGATCGATGATGCATCCAAACGCCTGGCCCGTTTTCTGATTGACCATGAGCATCAATTGCTTCACTTAACCCAGCGGAATATCGCGCAGCGCATCAAACTGACACCGGAAAGTACTTCCAGGATCATTCGTACCTTTAAAGAAAAGAGGTGGGTGGAAATACGTCAAAAGAAACTGTATCTGCTTGATGTAGAGGCGTTAAAAACATTTTCTGAATAA
- a CDS encoding HPr family phosphocarrier protein, with translation MKLLRTFFYKPLTSTLTVTSTNGFHLRPAAKFATEAKQFTCDIHIEFSDKRINAKAVNAILSLNLDTDDTFTLIAHGKDAKKALSLLNQTFAILMNAEHAPKQVEKLNASYQSPTQPGEIISEGIAVGKLHHFVLKEVQHASLSSFKQAVENSVVELDKLYNNSKKNADAHIYLAQKALLLSLAEEVDTLEGFNSRIEAEKEILRGGRHATKIADLNDLLYRIKKQMGYDYQVSLPKTPFILTADDLLPSQIKVLEHSTVLGVALANSSLASHTAILLRAAGIPSLLLDKPLKHEEDKVILDAYSGLIVLKPSPEDLIQAFKRQNEDDKLHSEIHQNRFNPAITQKGEKINIFANVSDLDSAKEAKEEGAEGIGLLRSEFLFKEHKPIIRDQIRAYRAIFDLFEDVTVRTLDVGGDKALPYIDIPKEQNPFLGIRGIRLLKTDPKLLEEQLEAILIAADNRPVKVMFPMISTPEEFKEAKDFALNIAREKDIPIDNVRFGMMIEVPSVLFALQEFNTLVDFYSIGTNDLAQYLFAIERTHPTLKIDPHSPILFNVIERIVKEATKPVSICGELAGDTRVIPQLLKTGVQTLSVSSKRIGQIKDKVRNV, from the coding sequence ATGAAGCTGTTAAGAACATTTTTTTACAAACCACTTACAAGTACGCTTACCGTGACCTCAACCAATGGATTTCACCTAAGACCTGCAGCGAAGTTTGCAACTGAAGCAAAACAATTTACCTGTGACATTCATATCGAATTCTCGGATAAAAGGATCAATGCCAAAGCGGTCAATGCCATCCTCTCTTTAAATCTTGACACTGATGATACTTTTACACTTATTGCACATGGGAAAGACGCAAAAAAAGCGCTTAGCTTACTCAACCAAACCTTTGCAATACTTATGAACGCAGAGCACGCTCCAAAGCAAGTAGAAAAACTAAACGCTTCTTATCAAAGTCCTACACAACCTGGTGAGATCATCAGTGAGGGAATTGCTGTAGGAAAACTTCATCACTTCGTACTAAAAGAAGTACAACATGCTTCGCTGAGTTCTTTTAAACAAGCTGTCGAAAATAGCGTAGTTGAACTGGACAAACTTTATAACAATTCCAAAAAAAATGCTGATGCACACATCTATCTCGCACAAAAAGCCCTCCTTCTCTCTCTGGCTGAAGAGGTCGATACGCTTGAAGGTTTTAATTCGCGCATTGAAGCAGAAAAAGAAATACTCAGAGGCGGTCGTCATGCAACAAAGATCGCGGACCTCAATGACCTGCTTTACCGGATCAAGAAACAAATGGGATATGACTATCAGGTTTCACTGCCTAAAACACCATTCATTTTGACAGCAGATGACCTTCTCCCAAGTCAGATCAAAGTTCTAGAACACAGTACGGTTCTCGGCGTTGCTCTTGCTAACAGTTCTTTAGCCTCACACACTGCAATCCTTCTGCGTGCCGCAGGTATTCCTTCGCTTTTACTGGACAAACCCTTGAAGCATGAAGAGGACAAGGTGATCTTGGATGCCTACAGCGGCTTGATCGTCCTTAAGCCCTCACCGGAAGATCTTATCCAGGCCTTCAAACGTCAAAATGAGGATGATAAACTACACTCTGAAATACATCAAAACCGTTTCAATCCTGCCATCACCCAAAAAGGAGAAAAGATAAACATCTTTGCGAATGTCTCCGACCTTGACTCAGCAAAAGAAGCAAAAGAAGAGGGAGCCGAGGGTATCGGTCTATTACGTTCTGAGTTTCTTTTCAAGGAGCATAAACCCATTATCAGAGATCAGATCAGGGCATATCGTGCGATCTTTGATCTTTTTGAGGATGTCACGGTACGTACACTCGATGTAGGCGGAGACAAAGCACTGCCTTATATCGATATTCCTAAAGAGCAGAATCCTTTTTTAGGTATTCGCGGTATCAGACTGCTCAAAACCGATCCAAAGCTTCTGGAAGAACAGCTTGAAGCGATCTTGATTGCTGCAGATAACAGACCTGTCAAAGTCATGTTCCCTATGATCAGTACCCCTGAGGAGTTTAAAGAGGCCAAAGATTTTGCTTTGAATATCGCTCGTGAAAAAGATATCCCGATTGACAATGTGCGTTTTGGTATGATGATCGAAGTTCCTTCTGTACTCTTTGCACTGCAAGAGTTCAATACACTTGTGGACTTCTACTCAATAGGTACCAATGACCTTGCACAGTATCTTTTTGCCATTGAACGTACCCATCCAACACTCAAGATTGATCCTCACTCACCTATACTTTTTAATGTCATTGAACGTATAGTCAAGGAAGCTACCAAACCTGTCAGTATCTGTGGTGAGTTGGCTGGAGATACGAGAGTGATTCCTCAGCTTCTTAAAACAGGTGTACAGACACTCTCTGTCTCAAGTAAGCGTATCGGACAAATCAAAGATAAGGTAAGAAATGTTTAG
- a CDS encoding bacteriohemerythrin, with product MIDKERLPQVAYQVMNEVHEEEVDLLNRLENELSDEVLDISKVDELLNTLLEHTKEHFANEERLMQEVFFPAMMMHQGEHIRVINEMKMVVNRWELTRDPELIREYFLGTLIEWLMLHINTMDTITAQFITMHKGGH from the coding sequence ATGATAGATAAAGAGCGCTTGCCTCAAGTGGCATACCAAGTGATGAACGAGGTTCATGAAGAAGAGGTTGATCTGCTGAACAGGCTTGAAAATGAATTATCAGATGAGGTTTTGGATATCTCCAAAGTTGACGAACTGCTCAATACATTACTAGAGCATACCAAAGAGCACTTTGCCAACGAAGAAAGGCTGATGCAGGAGGTCTTTTTCCCCGCAATGATGATGCATCAAGGTGAGCATATACGTGTTATCAATGAAATGAAAATGGTAGTCAACCGATGGGAGCTCACAAGAGATCCTGAATTGATACGGGAATACTTTTTAGGAACATTGATAGAGTGGCTTATGCTACATATCAATACAATGGACACAATTACAGCGCAATTCATTACCATGCATAAAGGAGGACACTAA
- a CDS encoding NAD(P)H-quinone oxidoreductase subunit 3, giving the protein MTHVITEHPYFGVFILFALTAVAFPATLFAARFVSRKLAKLDTEKLKLTIYECGPEVTKQPNTISAQFYLIALLFILFDVEIIFMFPWAIDFKLLGWFGFAEMILFILLLAIGFIYAWKKGALEWHSIK; this is encoded by the coding sequence ATGACTCACGTAATTACAGAACACCCGTATTTTGGTGTATTTATTCTGTTTGCACTGACTGCGGTTGCTTTTCCGGCAACTCTTTTCGCAGCACGTTTTGTAAGTAGAAAACTTGCAAAATTAGACACTGAAAAGCTTAAGCTTACGATCTACGAATGTGGACCGGAGGTAACAAAACAGCCAAACACGATCTCAGCACAGTTCTATCTGATAGCACTTCTGTTCATCCTGTTTGATGTAGAAATTATCTTTATGTTCCCATGGGCGATTGATTTTAAACTACTTGGGTGGTTTGGATTTGCTGAGATGATTCTATTTATCCTATTGCTTGCAATCGGATTTATTTATGCATGGAAGAAAGGAGCACTTGAATGGCACAGCATCAAGTAA
- the nuoD gene encoding NADH dehydrogenase (quinone) subunit D: MSQQPNKLTPFFENLNFERDDNTMVINFGPQHPSAHGQLRLVLELDGEQVVKAYPDIGYLHRGIEKMAENMTYNEFLPTTDRLDYIASTSNNYAYALAVEKLLGIEAPRRAQVIRTMLLEVNRVISHLFFLATHALDVGAMSVFLYAFREREYGMDLMEEYCGARLTHSAVRIGGVPLDLPAGWLENLAAWCDKVDYEVKNTYEALLTENRIWRMRLEDVGVISAEEALSWGCTGPMLRGSGVKYDIRKEEPYELYSELDFDVPVAETCDSYGRYRLYMEEMKQSTRILRQLIPMYKKTEPRLMAHAPQYISATKEEIMTQNYALMQHFVLVTQGMRPPKGEVYVPTESPKGELGFYIKSEGEPYAYRLKCRAPSFFHTGLLQEILVGTYIADVVTIIGSTNIVFGEVDR, from the coding sequence ATGAGCCAACAACCAAATAAATTAACCCCGTTTTTTGAAAACCTCAATTTTGAGCGTGATGACAACACAATGGTTATCAACTTTGGTCCGCAGCACCCTTCTGCACACGGACAGTTGAGACTTGTACTTGAACTTGACGGTGAGCAAGTAGTAAAAGCATACCCTGATATCGGTTACCTTCACAGAGGTATCGAAAAGATGGCAGAGAACATGACATACAATGAGTTCCTGCCAACTACAGACAGACTTGACTATATCGCATCAACATCAAACAACTATGCATATGCACTTGCTGTGGAAAAACTTCTTGGTATTGAGGCACCTAGACGTGCTCAAGTGATCAGAACCATGCTTCTTGAAGTGAACCGTGTGATCTCTCACCTCTTTTTCCTTGCAACACACGCACTCGATGTCGGTGCAATGTCGGTATTCCTCTATGCATTCCGTGAGCGTGAATACGGTATGGACTTGATGGAAGAGTATTGTGGTGCAAGATTGACACACTCTGCTGTACGTATCGGTGGTGTACCGTTGGATCTTCCTGCAGGATGGTTGGAAAACCTTGCTGCATGGTGTGACAAAGTAGATTATGAAGTAAAAAATACTTATGAAGCACTTCTTACTGAGAACCGTATCTGGAGAATGCGTCTTGAAGATGTAGGTGTGATCTCTGCAGAAGAGGCACTATCATGGGGATGTACAGGTCCTATGCTTAGAGGTTCAGGTGTGAAGTATGATATCAGAAAAGAAGAACCTTACGAGCTATACAGTGAACTTGACTTTGATGTTCCTGTAGCAGAAACTTGTGACTCATACGGACGTTACCGTCTTTATATGGAAGAGATGAAGCAGTCTACACGTATTTTAAGACAGCTTATCCCAATGTACAAAAAGACTGAGCCTAGACTCATGGCACATGCACCACAGTATATCTCTGCAACAAAAGAAGAGATCATGACGCAAAACTATGCATTGATGCAGCACTTTGTACTCGTTACTCAAGGTATGAGACCGCCAAAAGGTGAAGTGTATGTACCAACTGAGTCTCCAAAAGGCGAGCTTGGGTTCTATATCAAATCCGAAGGTGAGCCGTATGCTTACAGATTGAAATGTAGAGCACCAAGCTTCTTCCACACTGGGTTACTTCAAGAGATTCTTGTAGGAACATATATCGCAGACGTCGTTACGATCATTGGTTCTACCAACATCGTATTCGGTGAAGTAGACAGATAA
- a CDS encoding ATP-binding protein has translation MKYLIEFIESDDVEKTSIFEHLKCTVGEAQLIQYICQRYVKGLEEVPVIEMLQDNFSSDEYAYLKELKLVKNLLDLGWIIQMSFGQVKAHDTSTLELLNTSVTPSISLLRLLEEGSLEIYLPDIKPYTDHLEYLQDQFDMVTLLHKIATYRQGFADNSLSIGRLKNKLNLLTTRIEERVKLTETPIVVEEFFKEKDLDEKEQRIFLALLKEEYSGGEGLFRDMNTLIELISFDEYEKIKNRSLLEDGAKLITEDIIDYEEILNMFGGVSRSFYLQEEVMQRIIHPSKKKKVTKLKLDALVQEQELFEYLKPTTTLDDVVLHPKTRETLDNVIKQVDKEVFRKLKEWGIKDKRKGIDARIIFYGSAGTGKTMTAMSLAKTLKRPILSFDCSKILSMYVGESEKNVRRIFDEFKELSHKAKVEPILLLNEADQFLSSRTEGSGSSADKMHNQMQNIFLEQIERFEGILIATTNLLGNIDKAFSRRFNYKIEFKKPGKRQRMRLWQFMLPENADYTEDFDVQSLASFDLTGGQINLIIKNTAYKVAVREESIFSNQDFLEEIEKELGSSFDGSKSMGFKV, from the coding sequence TTGAAATATCTAATAGAGTTTATAGAATCCGATGACGTAGAAAAAACATCCATATTCGAACATTTAAAGTGTACTGTCGGGGAGGCACAACTGATCCAGTATATTTGTCAAAGATATGTCAAAGGGTTAGAGGAAGTACCGGTCATTGAGATGTTGCAGGATAATTTCTCGAGTGATGAGTATGCTTATCTCAAGGAATTGAAATTGGTAAAAAACCTGTTGGACCTTGGATGGATCATCCAGATGAGCTTTGGTCAGGTAAAAGCGCATGATACGTCAACGCTTGAATTGTTAAATACCTCTGTGACACCGAGTATTTCACTTTTGAGATTATTGGAAGAGGGATCACTGGAGATCTATCTACCGGATATCAAACCTTATACGGATCACTTGGAGTATCTGCAAGATCAGTTTGATATGGTGACATTGTTGCATAAGATCGCTACCTATAGACAGGGATTTGCAGATAATTCACTAAGTATCGGACGGCTTAAAAACAAACTGAATTTGCTTACTACACGCATTGAAGAACGTGTAAAGCTGACTGAAACGCCTATTGTCGTTGAGGAGTTTTTCAAAGAGAAAGATCTGGATGAAAAAGAGCAGCGTATCTTTCTGGCACTTCTTAAGGAGGAGTACAGTGGCGGAGAAGGGTTGTTTAGGGATATGAACACGCTTATTGAACTGATCAGTTTTGATGAATATGAGAAGATAAAAAACCGTTCATTGCTTGAAGACGGTGCTAAACTTATCACTGAAGATATCATCGACTATGAAGAGATACTCAATATGTTCGGGGGTGTCAGCCGTTCATTCTATCTGCAAGAAGAAGTGATGCAGCGTATCATCCACCCAAGCAAGAAAAAGAAGGTAACAAAACTAAAACTTGATGCGCTGGTACAGGAGCAGGAACTCTTTGAATACCTGAAACCGACCACGACACTTGATGATGTTGTCTTGCATCCAAAAACCAGAGAGACATTGGACAATGTGATAAAACAGGTAGATAAGGAAGTCTTTAGAAAGCTAAAAGAGTGGGGGATCAAAGATAAACGTAAAGGGATCGATGCACGTATTATCTTTTACGGAAGTGCAGGAACAGGTAAAACAATGACGGCTATGAGTTTAGCAAAGACACTGAAACGCCCGATTCTTTCATTTGATTGTTCAAAGATCCTCTCAATGTATGTGGGAGAGAGTGAAAAAAATGTAAGACGTATTTTTGATGAGTTCAAGGAGTTGAGTCATAAGGCGAAAGTGGAGCCTATCTTATTACTCAATGAAGCTGACCAGTTCTTAAGCAGCAGGACTGAGGGGAGCGGCAGCAGTGCGGATAAGATGCATAACCAGATGCAAAATATCTTTCTTGAACAGATCGAACGCTTTGAAGGTATTTTGATCGCGACAACAAACCTACTTGGAAATATTGATAAAGCTTTTTCAAGACGTTTCAACTATAAGATCGAATTTAAAAAACCGGGTAAAAGACAGCGTATGAGACTTTGGCAGTTTATGCTTCCTGAAAATGCGGATTACACGGAAGATTTTGATGTGCAAAGTTTGGCCAGCTTTGATCTGACAGGCGGTCAGATCAATCTTATCATCAAAAATACTGCTTATAAAGTCGCTGTAAGAGAGGAGAGTATCTTTAGTAACCAGGACTTCCTCGAAGAGATTGAAAAAGAACTTGGCAGCAGTTTTGATGGAAGCAAAAGTATGGGGTTCAAGGTCTAA
- a CDS encoding cupin domain-containing protein has translation MKKVSFMNDPSFGDNPKVTPLLETPFSKEIRICMSKGNMMKEHTAPGAITIMLLKGKLLLESQGHETILEDGDIVYLNPKIPHSLEAIEECIIRLTLARHDSVERINKIIAPLGSSQK, from the coding sequence ATGAAAAAAGTCTCCTTTATGAATGATCCTAGCTTTGGAGATAACCCTAAAGTAACCCCATTACTAGAAACTCCTTTTAGCAAAGAGATACGGATCTGTATGTCAAAAGGAAATATGATGAAAGAGCATACAGCTCCGGGAGCCATTACAATCATGCTGCTTAAGGGAAAACTTCTTTTAGAATCGCAGGGGCACGAGACGATATTGGAGGACGGAGATATCGTCTATCTAAATCCTAAGATTCCACATTCTTTAGAAGCGATAGAAGAGTGTATTATCCGTCTTACTCTTGCAAGGCATGATAGTGTAGAAAGAATCAACAAAATAATTGCACCGCTAGGTTCATCCCAGAAATAA
- a CDS encoding NuoB/complex I 20 kDa subunit family protein — translation MAQHQVNYAGSAGLPIALTTVDHIVNWGRSNSLWPLTYGLACCAIEMMASGASRYDFDRMGTIFRASPRQSDVMILAGTLSKKHAEFARRLYDQMTEPKWVISMGSCANTGGMFNTYATVQGVDRIVPVDIYLPGCAPRPETLQYALMMLQKKIRRESANMNKNQKQNLRLV, via the coding sequence ATGGCACAGCATCAAGTAAATTATGCCGGAAGCGCCGGCTTACCGATAGCATTGACTACGGTAGATCATATAGTAAACTGGGGACGTTCAAACTCGCTTTGGCCACTAACATATGGTTTGGCATGTTGTGCGATCGAGATGATGGCGTCAGGTGCGTCACGTTATGACTTTGACCGTATGGGTACGATCTTTAGAGCGTCTCCGAGACAGTCAGACGTTATGATCCTTGCAGGAACACTTTCTAAAAAACACGCTGAGTTTGCTAGAAGACTGTATGATCAGATGACAGAACCGAAATGGGTTATCTCTATGGGATCATGTGCAAACACGGGTGGTATGTTCAATACCTATGCAACTGTACAGGGAGTAGACCGTATCGTACCGGTAGATATCTATCTTCCTGGGTGTGCACCAAGACCTGAAACATTGCAGTATGCATTGATGATGCTTCAAAAGAAGATCAGAAGAGAATCAGCAAATATGAATAAAAATCAAAAACAAAACTTGAGGTTAGTGTAA
- a CDS encoding PTS transporter subunit EIIC, with translation MFSLLQKIGKALMTPIAVLPVAALLLRLGFGDIFDGQIAHIMKSAGEAIFSHLDLLFGIGIAYGLAKNNDGAAALSGAIGVLIAKAVYGSIDESVNMGVFVGIIIGVLAGTLYNRYHVIRLPEFLGFFGGKRFVPIITAIAAIGVGVLAGYFWHYAQGAIDSFSNLIIGLKETGTFIYGTLNRALIPLGLHHILNSIFWFQLGEYTYLKDGVETVANGDLHRFFAGDKSAGVYMSGFYVVMMFGLPAMALAIYLNTPKSYRKKAGAILAGVAFTSFLTGITEPLEFLFLFVAPLLFLLHALLTGLALAAAQILNIHAGFGFSAGFIDYVINYKLATNPLLLLPLGAVFAVIYFVTSYYTIKLLKLQIFEEAQNDSSVQHDDEVQAFILALGGADNILDTDACITRLRMRVGDSSILKDEDFTALGAKGVIRPDKQTIQIVLGSKSEKVAEKIKEVLGTNI, from the coding sequence ATGTTTAGTTTACTCCAAAAGATCGGTAAAGCCCTGATGACCCCTATTGCCGTACTGCCTGTAGCGGCACTGTTACTGCGTCTTGGCTTCGGTGACATATTTGACGGACAAATCGCGCACATTATGAAAAGTGCAGGTGAAGCGATCTTTTCACACCTTGACCTACTCTTTGGTATAGGTATCGCCTATGGGCTGGCAAAGAACAATGACGGGGCTGCCGCACTCTCAGGGGCCATCGGTGTACTTATCGCCAAAGCCGTATATGGCAGTATCGATGAGAGTGTCAATATGGGAGTCTTTGTAGGTATCATCATTGGGGTGCTGGCAGGAACACTCTATAACCGTTATCATGTGATCAGGCTCCCTGAATTTTTGGGCTTTTTTGGAGGCAAACGTTTTGTCCCGATCATTACGGCTATCGCTGCAATCGGTGTTGGTGTACTTGCAGGATATTTTTGGCACTATGCTCAAGGAGCGATCGACAGTTTCTCAAACCTCATTATCGGACTGAAAGAAACCGGAACCTTCATCTATGGTACACTCAACCGCGCACTTATACCTCTAGGACTGCACCATATCCTCAATTCGATCTTCTGGTTCCAGCTGGGTGAATATACCTACCTTAAAGACGGGGTAGAAACAGTAGCTAACGGTGATCTGCACCGCTTCTTCGCAGGAGACAAGAGTGCGGGAGTCTATATGTCCGGATTCTATGTGGTGATGATGTTTGGACTGCCTGCCATGGCACTGGCGATCTATCTCAATACGCCAAAGTCCTACCGTAAGAAAGCAGGAGCAATCCTGGCAGGTGTAGCTTTCACATCATTTCTTACAGGGATTACCGAACCTTTGGAATTCCTCTTTTTGTTCGTTGCTCCACTGCTTTTCTTACTGCATGCACTTCTTACCGGCTTGGCACTGGCAGCAGCACAGATACTTAATATCCATGCAGGCTTTGGCTTCTCGGCAGGATTTATCGACTATGTGATCAACTATAAACTGGCTACCAACCCGTTACTTCTCCTCCCTTTAGGCGCAGTATTTGCAGTGATCTACTTTGTCACCAGCTACTACACCATCAAGCTTTTGAAACTGCAGATCTTTGAAGAAGCACAGAATGACAGCAGTGTACAACATGATGATGAAGTACAAGCATTTATTCTTGCACTTGGCGGAGCAGATAATATCCTCGATACCGATGCCTGTATCACAAGGCTCCGTATGCGTGTAGGTGACAGCAGCATACTTAAAGATGAAGACTTTACCGCATTGGGTGCCAAAGGCGTGATACGCCCTGACAAACAGACCATACAGATCGTGCTTGGAAGCAAGTCTGAAAAAGTGGCAGAGAAGATCAAAGAGGTATTAGGTACTAATATCTAA